A stretch of Spirochaetota bacterium DNA encodes these proteins:
- a CDS encoding glycosyltransferase family 4 protein yields the protein MKKSLKILALNWRDPLHPEAGGAEIHLDYILSYLATKYTVVLISTKVSSNEETFVHNGYLIKRIGHPFLFNFTFPFLWNKELKNEKFDIVIDDISKIGLQTPRYIKKTPILALFHHIHGHTLFQLLPFPVALYVFILEKIALKSYINTPMIVVSESSKQELLKLAPFKQLNIIHNGIDKEYLKLRNPKKNSFQFCSIGRLTYAKRVDLSLDVFRYILEKNPKAMFFIAGKGNDEERLKAYSQKLKIDYAVIFLGFISEKEKINLLESSQALLFTSEKEGWGITVIEASACYTPTFGFNVAGVRDSVKQGINGYLVSFGDVKSLAKEIIKYLENNEIKKLQGKSYCYAKNFSWLKISQEIEVNILNQVSSK from the coding sequence ATGAAAAAATCATTAAAAATATTAGCATTAAATTGGCGAGATCCACTTCATCCAGAAGCAGGAGGGGCTGAGATCCATCTTGATTATATTCTCTCATATTTAGCTACAAAATATACAGTAGTTCTTATTAGCACAAAAGTTTCTTCAAATGAAGAAACTTTTGTTCATAATGGGTATTTAATAAAAAGAATAGGACATCCTTTTTTATTTAATTTTACTTTTCCATTTTTATGGAACAAAGAATTAAAAAATGAAAAATTTGATATTGTTATTGATGATATATCTAAAATAGGATTGCAAACCCCTCGATATATTAAAAAAACTCCTATTCTTGCTTTATTTCACCATATTCATGGACACACTTTATTTCAATTATTACCTTTTCCTGTAGCTTTATACGTTTTTATTCTGGAAAAAATAGCATTAAAATCATATATTAATACACCTATGATAGTAGTGTCAGAAAGCTCTAAACAAGAGTTATTGAAATTAGCCCCTTTCAAACAATTGAATATTATTCATAATGGAATAGATAAAGAATATTTAAAATTACGAAATCCTAAAAAAAATTCTTTTCAATTTTGTTCTATAGGTCGATTAACATACGCTAAAAGAGTAGACCTTTCTTTAGATGTTTTTCGATATATTTTAGAGAAAAATCCAAAAGCTATGTTTTTTATAGCTGGAAAAGGTAATGATGAAGAAAGACTCAAAGCATATTCTCAAAAATTAAAAATAGATTATGCTGTGATATTTTTAGGTTTTATTTCAGAAAAAGAAAAGATAAATCTATTAGAAAGCTCTCAAGCCTTATTATTTACTTCAGAAAAAGAAGGGTGGGGAATAACTGTTATAGAAGCATCAGCATGTTATACTCCAACATTTGGTTTTAATGTTGCTGGTGTTAGAGATTCTGTAAAACAAGGTATTAATGGTTATTTAGTTTCTTTTGGTGATGTAAAATCTTTAGCAAAAGAAATTATTAAATACTTAGAAAATAATGAGATAAAAAAATTACAAGGAAAATCTTACTGTTATGCAAAAAATTTTAGTTGGTTAAAGATTTCTCAAGAAATTGAAGTTAATATTTTAAATCAAGTATCATCTAAATAA
- a CDS encoding alanine:cation symporter family protein produces MVRDFIPKLIEESISIINLLNDKLSFILLFVLLGSGIFYTLKTKFIQFNFKNIWLALQEAFTDSDKSSQKISPFEAFAVTTASRVGTGNLAGVALALTLGGPGSIFWMWLTALLGGSLAFVESTLAQLYKKTDTTTNPTHFIGGPSYYIEKGLGSKGLGKVFAVLLVFVFGLSFNAVQSNTISQAVFNNFNVPTLFSAIILSILTALFIFKGLHSIAKISTIIVPVMAIIYLILCLFVIGKNITRLPDVFQLIFEHAFGLKAFGTGTFIGTITIGIKRGLFSNEAGMGSAPNAAASASTSHPVKQGFIQAFGVFFDTILICSATAFLILFSGVDFTDINNSGIILTQKALNTFFGDFGSLFLTICIFLLAFSSVLGNYFYAHNSLSFLSKKTSVHLLFKYSVIIAVFLGSIGNLPFVWSIADLFMTFLALINLYAIIKLHKILSVVVLDYRKQQAKNIDPIFKKENFKEYGDLDSW; encoded by the coding sequence ATGGTTAGAGATTTCATACCTAAGTTAATAGAAGAAAGTATCAGTATAATAAATTTATTAAATGATAAACTCTCTTTTATTTTATTATTCGTTCTACTGGGATCTGGGATTTTTTATACTTTAAAAACAAAATTCATTCAGTTTAATTTTAAAAACATATGGCTTGCTTTACAAGAGGCGTTTACAGACTCTGACAAAAGTTCTCAAAAAATATCTCCTTTCGAAGCATTTGCAGTAACAACAGCCTCTAGAGTTGGTACTGGAAATCTTGCTGGTGTTGCTCTAGCTCTTACTTTAGGTGGGCCTGGATCTATATTTTGGATGTGGTTAACAGCCTTATTGGGTGGTTCTCTAGCATTTGTTGAATCGACATTAGCTCAATTATATAAAAAAACAGATACAACAACAAATCCAACACATTTTATAGGTGGACCTTCTTACTATATAGAAAAAGGACTAGGTTCTAAGGGGTTAGGAAAAGTTTTTGCCGTTCTTTTAGTGTTCGTTTTTGGTCTATCTTTTAATGCTGTTCAATCAAATACAATTTCTCAAGCAGTTTTTAATAATTTTAATGTACCTACTTTATTTTCAGCTATTATTCTTAGTATTCTAACAGCTTTATTTATTTTTAAAGGATTACATAGTATCGCAAAAATTAGTACTATTATTGTACCTGTTATGGCTATTATATATTTAATTCTTTGTTTATTTGTTATTGGAAAAAATATTACACGACTTCCAGATGTATTTCAATTAATTTTTGAACATGCTTTTGGACTCAAAGCATTTGGTACAGGTACATTTATAGGAACAATAACAATTGGTATTAAAAGAGGATTGTTTTCAAATGAAGCAGGTATGGGTTCTGCACCAAATGCAGCGGCCTCTGCGAGCACATCACACCCCGTAAAGCAAGGATTTATACAAGCTTTTGGGGTGTTTTTTGATACCATATTAATTTGTTCTGCAACAGCATTCCTTATTTTATTTTCTGGAGTAGATTTTACAGATATTAATAATTCTGGTATTATTTTAACACAAAAAGCACTCAATACTTTTTTTGGAGATTTTGGTAGTCTATTCTTAACTATTTGTATCTTTTTACTAGCATTTTCATCTGTATTAGGTAATTATTTTTATGCTCACAATAGTCTTTCTTTCTTAAGTAAAAAAACTTCTGTTCATCTATTATTTAAATATTCTGTTATTATAGCAGTGTTTTTAGGCTCTATAGGAAATCTTCCTTTTGTATGGAGTATAGCCGATTTATTTATGACTTTTCTAGCTCTCATCAACTTATATGCTATTATTAAATTACATAAGATATTATCAGTAGTAGTCTTAGATTATAGAAAACAACAAGCTAAGAATATAGATCCTATATTTAAAAAAGAAAACTTTAAAGAATATGGTGATCTAGATTCTTGGTAA